One Agrobacterium vaccinii DNA window includes the following coding sequences:
- a CDS encoding ABC transporter substrate-binding protein — MRISTRLLAAASIAAMSLFSGAAMAQDKLVIGTEGAYPPFNVLEADGTLTGFDIDIAKALCVEMKTECTFVTNDWDGIIPALQAKKFDAIVASMSITPERLEKVDFSKKYYNTPPAIAVPKDSPVKTVEDLKGKTIGAQGSTTHANYAEKHLADSELKLYPTADEYKLDITNGRIDGVIDDIVVLSEWVKSDAGACCKILAPMPVDEAINGQGAGIAVRKGDTALADKLTAAIAAIRANGEYKKINDKYFDFDVYGK; from the coding sequence ATGCGTATCTCCACCCGTCTGCTTGCTGCTGCATCGATTGCCGCGATGTCGCTATTCTCCGGTGCCGCCATGGCGCAGGACAAGCTGGTTATTGGCACGGAAGGCGCCTACCCACCCTTCAACGTTCTTGAAGCAGACGGCACCCTGACCGGCTTCGACATCGACATTGCCAAGGCGCTTTGCGTGGAGATGAAGACAGAGTGCACCTTCGTCACCAACGATTGGGACGGCATCATTCCGGCCCTTCAGGCCAAGAAGTTCGACGCCATCGTAGCGTCCATGTCGATCACACCAGAGCGTCTGGAAAAGGTCGATTTCTCGAAGAAATACTACAATACACCTCCAGCAATCGCCGTACCGAAGGACAGCCCGGTTAAGACGGTCGAAGACCTGAAGGGCAAGACCATCGGCGCGCAGGGTTCCACCACCCACGCAAACTACGCGGAAAAGCACCTGGCTGATTCCGAGCTGAAGCTTTACCCGACAGCCGACGAGTACAAGCTCGACATTACCAATGGCCGTATCGATGGCGTGATCGACGATATCGTCGTTCTCTCGGAATGGGTCAAATCCGACGCAGGCGCTTGCTGCAAAATCCTTGCCCCAATGCCCGTCGATGAAGCCATCAATGGCCAGGGCGCCGGTATCGCAGTGCGCAAGGGCGACACGGCACTTGCCGACAAGCTGACTGCTGCCATCGCCGCCATCCGCGCCAACGGCGAATACAAGAAGATCAACGACAAGTACTTCGATTTCGATGTTTACGGCAAATAA
- a CDS encoding OmpA family protein, translating to MLKKNKLLTGVVFPLMSIAMVAEPALAATGNGVPYYTASHSTPASGEMLVAQAEPPAEELPKKRQQQEQQEEPKAEKPRAPEPKAEAPRAEQPKEEAPARPRREAAPEAAPEPQRQEKQQERPRREAAPEGAAEPQQRPRREAQPDAAPAQAQPEQQQERRRPQRDQQPAADGEQTPERPRRNAQPDAAPAEPKAEQPSETPRRPQREQQPAAEGTQPPKAQGERPRPAPDAAPAGAEEAKPEKPAVPGRKPAPEPEAGKTPVPAEPPTPGKAPAPTDQPNPAPGQQPSEQPRPPRGQNGEPAPVPTEPAVPNGATTGQAPANEPAPTQVATPQQEAPPSTKEQLDKARAVAKDPSKSSDTVLLPVDKGAAVLDSDKEAYRSGNEQTREQRRLEREQGRDFKVPTSDAEAQSSSRRDGASAPKIVIQNITNVQGERIDRRPDFDRPDGVREWRPRDMPRDRDMGDRVFLQFGDRVVVRGNDDDRFISDGAKPYYERLPGDRYRETIERPDRTQIVTIRNRYGDVVQRSRIDARGREYVLFYAPELVDQPDREYVYRDPGLDLPPLRLRIPVNEYIIDTSSDEDRDYYRFLEQPPVEPVQRVYSLDEVRYSARVRDMVRRIDLDTITFATGSAEIPMSQAQSLRKVADAMNKVLKNNPAETFLIEGHTDAVGNDESNLVLSDQRAASVANVLSDVYGIPPENLTTQGYGERYLKVQTLGPSQENRRVTIRRITPLVRPVAQN from the coding sequence ATGCTGAAGAAAAACAAGCTGCTGACCGGGGTGGTCTTCCCCCTGATGTCGATTGCCATGGTCGCCGAGCCTGCGCTTGCAGCGACGGGCAACGGCGTACCATACTATACTGCCAGCCATTCGACGCCTGCCAGCGGCGAAATGCTGGTGGCGCAGGCCGAACCGCCTGCCGAGGAGCTTCCCAAGAAGCGCCAGCAGCAAGAGCAGCAGGAAGAGCCCAAGGCCGAAAAGCCACGGGCGCCAGAGCCTAAGGCCGAAGCGCCCCGCGCGGAGCAGCCAAAGGAAGAGGCACCAGCGCGCCCACGTCGTGAAGCCGCACCTGAGGCGGCCCCCGAACCGCAGCGTCAGGAAAAGCAGCAGGAGCGCCCTCGCCGCGAAGCCGCACCGGAAGGTGCTGCCGAACCACAGCAGCGTCCGCGTCGCGAAGCCCAGCCGGATGCGGCCCCTGCACAGGCGCAGCCTGAGCAGCAGCAGGAGCGTCGCCGCCCTCAGCGCGACCAGCAGCCAGCAGCAGACGGTGAGCAGACACCGGAGCGTCCACGCCGTAACGCACAGCCAGACGCCGCCCCCGCAGAGCCAAAGGCAGAGCAGCCATCGGAAACTCCTCGCCGTCCACAACGCGAGCAGCAGCCGGCGGCCGAAGGCACGCAACCGCCAAAGGCACAGGGTGAGCGCCCTCGCCCGGCTCCCGACGCCGCACCTGCGGGCGCTGAAGAAGCCAAGCCTGAAAAGCCAGCCGTTCCCGGCAGAAAGCCTGCCCCAGAACCTGAAGCTGGAAAGACCCCTGTCCCCGCAGAGCCACCGACACCCGGCAAGGCCCCTGCTCCAACCGATCAGCCGAACCCTGCTCCCGGCCAGCAGCCATCCGAGCAGCCACGCCCGCCGCGCGGCCAGAACGGTGAGCCAGCCCCTGTTCCAACGGAACCAGCGGTTCCAAATGGCGCAACCACCGGACAGGCACCGGCAAACGAGCCAGCCCCAACGCAGGTCGCGACACCTCAGCAGGAAGCTCCTCCATCCACCAAGGAACAGCTCGACAAGGCACGCGCCGTTGCCAAGGACCCGTCCAAGTCCTCGGACACCGTGCTTCTGCCGGTCGACAAGGGTGCTGCCGTTCTCGACAGTGACAAGGAAGCCTATCGCAGCGGCAACGAGCAGACACGCGAGCAGCGTCGTCTTGAGCGTGAGCAGGGTCGCGACTTCAAGGTCCCGACATCCGACGCCGAAGCACAGTCCTCTTCCCGCCGTGACGGTGCATCCGCTCCGAAAATCGTCATCCAGAACATCACCAATGTCCAGGGTGAGCGCATCGACCGTCGTCCCGATTTCGACCGTCCAGACGGCGTGCGGGAATGGCGTCCCCGTGACATGCCGCGTGACCGCGATATGGGCGACCGCGTCTTCCTGCAATTCGGCGACCGCGTGGTCGTGCGTGGCAATGACGACGACCGCTTCATCAGCGACGGCGCAAAACCTTACTACGAGCGCCTGCCCGGTGACCGCTACCGCGAAACCATCGAGCGTCCTGACCGCACGCAGATCGTAACGATCCGCAACCGCTATGGCGACGTCGTCCAGCGTTCGCGTATCGATGCACGTGGCCGTGAGTACGTGCTGTTCTACGCACCTGAGCTCGTCGATCAGCCTGACCGCGAATACGTCTATCGTGACCCAGGTCTCGACCTGCCACCACTGCGTCTGCGTATTCCCGTCAACGAGTACATCATCGACACGTCTTCGGATGAGGATCGCGACTACTACCGCTTCCTCGAACAGCCGCCGGTCGAACCAGTTCAGCGCGTCTACTCGCTGGATGAGGTTCGCTACTCTGCCCGCGTTCGCGACATGGTGCGCCGTATCGACCTCGATACCATCACCTTCGCGACAGGCAGTGCGGAAATTCCGATGAGCCAGGCACAGTCGCTGCGCAAGGTCGCGGACGCGATGAACAAGGTCCTGAAGAACAACCCGGCAGAAACCTTCCTCATCGAAGGCCACACGGACGCGGTTGGTAACGATGAAAGCAATCTTGTGCTGTCAGACCAGCGCGCCGCCTCCGTCGCCAATGTTCTCTCAGATGTCTACGGCATCCCGCCGGAAAACCTGACGACACAGGGCTATGGCGAGCGCTACCTGAAGGTCCAGACTCTCGGCCCAAGCCAGGAAAACCGCCGCGTCACCATCCGCCGCATCACCCCGCTGGTCCGCCCAGTCGCCCAGAACTAA
- a CDS encoding Lrp/AsnC family transcriptional regulator: MDRLDRKILRILQEDSTLAVADLAKKVGLSTTPCWRRIQKMEEDGVIRRRVAILDAGKVNTKVTVFVSIRTASHSIEWLKRFSEVVSEFPEVVEFYRMSGDVDYLLRVVVPDIAAYDAFYKRMIAKIEIRDVSSAFAMEQIKYTTELPLDYMLLDNPKSGEE, translated from the coding sequence TTGGACCGCCTCGACCGAAAAATACTACGAATTTTGCAGGAAGATTCCACACTTGCTGTCGCCGATCTTGCCAAAAAGGTCGGTCTTTCAACGACGCCGTGCTGGCGCCGTATCCAGAAAATGGAAGAAGACGGTGTCATCCGCCGCCGCGTCGCCATTCTCGACGCTGGCAAGGTCAATACCAAGGTCACGGTCTTCGTCTCCATCCGCACGGCATCTCACTCCATCGAGTGGCTGAAGCGCTTCTCCGAAGTGGTTTCCGAATTCCCCGAAGTGGTGGAATTCTACCGCATGAGCGGTGACGTGGATTACCTTCTGCGCGTCGTCGTACCCGATATTGCCGCTTACGACGCCTTCTACAAGCGCATGATCGCCAAGATCGAAATCCGCGACGTCTCCTCTGCCTTCGCCATGGAGCAGATCAAATACACGACCGAACTTCCGCTTGACTACATGCTGCTGGACAATCCGAAGTCCGGCGAGGAGTGA
- a CDS encoding uracil-DNA glycosylase family protein produces MVPDHPDVAALRLHIAQCRLCRDAPLKGAQDRLPHEPRPVAVVSTTARLLIAGQAPGLKVHESGLPFNDASGNRLRDWLGVSRETFYDPDRFAIVPMGFCFPGYDAKGSDLPPRRECAPRWRETVMQAMPQVELVLAIGQYAQAWHLGPRRMKTMTETVQNWRSYFHTNEGIPVLPLPHPSWRNTAWLRKNPWFEEELLPVLRQSVERLIA; encoded by the coding sequence ATGGTGCCGGATCATCCAGACGTTGCCGCGCTTCGGCTGCACATTGCGCAATGCAGGCTCTGTCGTGACGCGCCGCTGAAAGGCGCCCAAGATCGCCTGCCGCACGAGCCGCGCCCGGTTGCGGTCGTTTCCACCACAGCAAGGCTGCTGATCGCCGGACAGGCGCCGGGCCTGAAAGTGCACGAGAGCGGATTGCCGTTCAACGACGCCTCGGGCAACCGGCTGAGGGACTGGCTGGGTGTGAGCAGGGAGACGTTCTACGATCCAGACCGGTTTGCGATCGTGCCCATGGGCTTCTGTTTTCCCGGGTATGACGCCAAGGGCAGCGACCTGCCGCCGCGCCGGGAATGCGCTCCGCGCTGGCGCGAGACAGTGATGCAGGCGATGCCGCAGGTCGAGTTGGTGCTGGCAATCGGGCAATATGCGCAAGCCTGGCATCTGGGCCCGCGACGCATGAAAACAATGACGGAAACGGTGCAAAACTGGCGCAGCTATTTCCATACCAACGAGGGCATTCCGGTGCTTCCACTGCCGCATCCCAGCTGGCGCAATACGGCGTGGCTGCGGAAAAACCCGTGGTTCGAGGAAGAGTTGTTGCCCGTACTTCGTCAGTCTGTGGAAAGGCTTATCGCCTGA
- a CDS encoding thermonuclease family protein, with protein MRRKSGGPFRLVKDGIIAVLLLVMGTLIAARVDGINQERFSGRFTAVDGDTIARDGERFRLLGIDAPELDQSCQRSADEWPCGRQAKTYVQTLLQSGAVDCSGSERDRYKRLLVRCMIGERDLAGLMVAAGYAVTTEYFLFSREQAQAQDRRAGIWSGTFEQPRDWRREHKAADMDVPLAGVLSLIRQIMGW; from the coding sequence ATGAGACGAAAGTCGGGCGGGCCATTCCGGCTGGTGAAGGACGGCATCATCGCCGTTCTGTTGCTGGTGATGGGCACGCTGATTGCAGCGCGGGTGGATGGTATCAATCAGGAGCGGTTTTCGGGCCGGTTCACGGCGGTGGATGGTGACACCATTGCCCGTGACGGCGAACGCTTCCGGCTGCTCGGCATCGATGCGCCGGAACTAGACCAGAGCTGCCAGCGCAGCGCAGATGAATGGCCCTGCGGCAGGCAGGCGAAAACCTATGTCCAGACGCTGCTGCAAAGCGGAGCCGTGGACTGTTCCGGCAGTGAGCGCGACCGCTACAAAAGGCTGCTCGTTCGTTGCATGATCGGAGAACGAGATCTGGCAGGCTTGATGGTTGCAGCCGGTTATGCGGTGACCACGGAATATTTCCTGTTCTCCCGAGAACAAGCGCAGGCGCAGGACCGGCGCGCTGGCATATGGTCCGGTACCTTCGAGCAGCCACGGGATTGGCGACGGGAACACAAGGCCGCCGACATGGATGTGCCGCTGGCCGGAGTGCTCAGCCTGATCAGGCAGATCATGGGATGGTAG
- a CDS encoding sensor histidine kinase has translation MSKSASTIADKNIVDRSRTRRNKAVFDTVKATRERLQYGPVSGNAFERDMLQMHIAETLQSATIMPLFTILATGVGIYISRDPQIVAWAVLALTAHAIALLFARRASRQELTPANLSTWQTIFLAAQIVIGLVWVLFAIQKIEAGDPALIMFYKGGTLLIALSITATSNVLLRRAMLMTFLPVLVALSVTAALSRSPMEIGLALMFALAMLFCHHVTKRLYQSSIKLLSFQSEKDDLIAELEVAKSMSDEARRRAEEANMAKSRFLASMSHELRTPLNAILGFSEVMASEVLGPLNNPLYKEYSGDIHRSGQHLLDLINEILDLSRIEAGRYDLHEEAIALLEIADDCVGMIQLRARAKNIRISQQFETTLPHVWADEKSIRQVILNLLSNAVKFTPQGGEITIKAGWTAGGGQYVAIRDNGPGIPEEEIPVVLSAFGQGSIAIKSAEQGTGLGLPIVQAILAKHDGQFVLKSRLREGTEVIAILPAKRVLQSIPAVEDVQVVQPRKRSFA, from the coding sequence ATGAGTAAAAGCGCCAGCACCATCGCTGACAAAAACATCGTCGACCGTTCCAGAACGCGCCGTAACAAGGCGGTGTTCGATACGGTCAAGGCGACGCGCGAACGCTTGCAATACGGCCCGGTCAGCGGCAATGCTTTCGAGCGTGACATGCTGCAGATGCATATTGCCGAGACGTTGCAGAGCGCAACGATCATGCCTCTGTTCACGATACTGGCAACCGGCGTCGGCATCTATATCAGCCGCGATCCGCAAATAGTTGCATGGGCCGTGCTGGCACTGACCGCCCACGCCATCGCCCTGTTGTTTGCCCGTCGCGCATCGCGTCAGGAACTGACACCCGCCAATCTGTCCACATGGCAGACCATATTCCTTGCCGCACAGATCGTCATCGGCCTTGTCTGGGTGCTGTTTGCCATCCAGAAAATAGAGGCGGGCGACCCGGCGCTGATCATGTTCTACAAGGGCGGTACGCTGCTGATTGCCCTGTCGATCACGGCGACATCCAACGTGTTGCTACGGCGCGCCATGTTGATGACGTTCCTGCCCGTGCTTGTTGCGCTGAGTGTGACGGCAGCCCTTTCGCGAAGCCCGATGGAAATTGGTCTGGCGCTGATGTTCGCGCTCGCCATGCTGTTCTGCCACCACGTCACCAAGCGCCTTTACCAGTCCAGCATCAAGCTCCTGTCCTTCCAGTCGGAAAAAGACGATCTGATCGCCGAGCTGGAAGTGGCAAAATCCATGTCGGACGAGGCGCGCCGGCGGGCTGAAGAGGCCAACATGGCCAAGTCGCGCTTCCTCGCCTCCATGTCACATGAGTTGCGGACTCCGCTCAACGCCATCCTCGGCTTTTCCGAGGTCATGGCGTCTGAAGTTCTCGGACCGCTGAACAATCCCTTATATAAAGAGTATTCCGGCGATATTCACCGCTCGGGCCAGCACCTTCTCGACCTCATCAACGAAATTCTCGATCTGTCACGCATCGAAGCCGGGCGATACGACCTGCATGAAGAAGCCATCGCGCTTCTGGAAATCGCAGATGATTGCGTGGGCATGATCCAACTTCGGGCGCGCGCCAAGAACATCCGCATTTCACAGCAGTTCGAAACCACCCTGCCCCATGTCTGGGCCGATGAAAAATCGATCCGGCAAGTCATTCTCAATCTTCTGTCCAATGCCGTGAAATTCACCCCACAGGGCGGCGAAATCACCATCAAGGCGGGCTGGACGGCAGGCGGCGGGCAATATGTCGCCATTCGCGATAACGGCCCGGGTATTCCCGAAGAGGAAATTCCCGTCGTTCTCTCGGCCTTTGGCCAGGGCTCGATTGCTATCAAGAGTGCCGAACAGGGAACGGGCCTCGGTCTGCCCATCGTACAGGCCATTCTTGCCAAGCATGACGGCCAGTTCGTACTGAAATCGCGCCTGCGCGAAGGCACCGAAGTCATTGCCATTCTGCCTGCCAAGCGCGTGCTGCAAAGCATTCCAGCCGTCGAAGACGTGCAGGTCGTGCAGCCGCGCAAACGGTCGTTCGCTTAA
- a CDS encoding diacylglycerol kinase has protein sequence MDNPNVMQPPEPVFRKETGLKHLFAAARYSAQGLSRLWKEAAFRHEVLALGAGLAVMGVIGAPLAHYLIFVVLMLLLFSIEALNTAIEEIVDRVSPEFSSAARNAKDLGSFAVFCLLMANGGFVLYSLVSTIFFPVAAL, from the coding sequence ATGGACAACCCCAACGTCATGCAGCCACCAGAACCGGTTTTCCGCAAGGAGACCGGGCTGAAGCATCTCTTCGCCGCTGCGCGCTATTCCGCGCAGGGACTGTCGCGGCTGTGGAAAGAGGCGGCGTTTCGCCATGAAGTTCTGGCGCTTGGCGCGGGGCTGGCGGTGATGGGCGTCATCGGTGCCCCGCTGGCGCATTACCTGATCTTCGTGGTGCTGATGCTGCTGTTGTTTTCGATCGAAGCGCTCAATACGGCCATTGAGGAAATCGTAGACCGGGTGTCGCCGGAGTTCTCCTCCGCTGCCCGCAACGCCAAGGATCTCGGTTCTTTCGCAGTGTTCTGTCTGTTGATGGCGAATGGCGGTTTCGTGCTCTACTCGCTGGTTAGCACGATCTTTTTTCCGGTCGCTGCGCTTTAA
- the cobT gene encoding nicotinate-nucleotide--dimethylbenzimidazole phosphoribosyltransferase — protein sequence MSMSGLPFDDFRTLLRDLPGPDTHALVAAKERNAQLTKPAGSLGRLEEIAMWLAAWSGRAPAVNRPLVAIFAGNHGVTRHGVTPYPSSVTQQMVENFAAGGAAINQICVTNDLGLKIFDLALDYPTGDITTEPALSERDCAATMAFGMEAIAGGTDLLCIGEMGIGNTTIAAAINLALYGGTAEEWTGPGTGSEGDVMARKIAAVKAAVEFHRDHLSDPLEIMRRLGGREIAAMAGAILAARVEKIPVLIDGYVATAAAALLKAANPAALDHCLIGHVSGEPGHLAAVERLGKTPLLALGMRLGEGTGAALAAGIVKSAAACHSGMATFAAAGVDTRTDH from the coding sequence ATGAGCATGAGCGGATTGCCCTTTGATGATTTTCGCACGTTGCTGCGCGACCTGCCGGGTCCCGATACCCACGCGCTGGTGGCCGCGAAGGAGCGCAATGCGCAACTGACCAAGCCAGCCGGTTCGCTCGGCCGTCTGGAGGAGATCGCCATGTGGCTGGCGGCGTGGTCCGGGCGTGCGCCTGCGGTCAACCGTCCGCTGGTGGCGATTTTCGCTGGCAATCACGGCGTCACCCGCCATGGCGTCACCCCCTATCCATCGTCCGTTACGCAGCAGATGGTCGAAAACTTTGCCGCCGGTGGCGCGGCCATCAACCAGATTTGTGTCACGAATGATCTGGGTCTGAAGATTTTCGATCTGGCGCTGGACTACCCGACCGGCGACATCACCACCGAACCGGCCCTTTCCGAGCGCGACTGTGCAGCCACCATGGCTTTCGGCATGGAAGCCATTGCAGGCGGCACGGACCTTCTGTGCATCGGCGAAATGGGCATCGGCAACACCACGATTGCCGCTGCAATCAATCTGGCGCTCTATGGCGGCACCGCAGAAGAATGGACCGGTCCCGGCACCGGTTCGGAAGGCGACGTCATGGCGCGCAAGATCGCTGCCGTCAAAGCCGCTGTCGAATTTCATAGGGACCACCTGTCCGACCCGCTGGAAATCATGCGCCGCCTCGGCGGTCGTGAAATCGCGGCGATGGCCGGTGCCATTCTGGCCGCCCGCGTCGAGAAAATTCCCGTGCTGATCGATGGTTATGTGGCAACCGCTGCTGCGGCTCTTCTCAAGGCGGCCAACCCTGCCGCACTCGACCATTGCCTGATCGGCCATGTGTCCGGCGAGCCGGGTCATCTGGCTGCGGTCGAAAGGCTGGGCAAGACGCCGCTTCTGGCGCTGGGCATGCGGTTGGGCGAGGGAACCGGGGCAGCACTTGCTGCCGGTATCGTCAAATCCGCAGCGGCGTGCCATTCTGGTATGGCGACCTTTGCCGCAGCGGGTGTCGATACCCGTACCGACCACTGA
- a CDS encoding adenosylcobinamide-GDP ribazoletransferase, with the protein MTDMMRSLSFLSRIPVNDIFFEDDQRPLGQMVRAFPVAGVLIALPAACLAAILANVDADPLMAAALVLTVTTVITGALHEDGLADTADGFGGGNSPERALLIMKDSRIGTYGAIALIVSFVLRASAIAALFRELSPPAIAASIIAAATISRGLMVWHWQTLAPARDGGVAATAGQPGERERKGAITYGTCIAIFLCLPFFSPYLLVLAVAAVFGVTHLFNRLCDRKIGGHTGDTIGATQQITEIVMLVALALIA; encoded by the coding sequence ATGACGGATATGATGCGGTCGCTGAGCTTTCTCAGCCGCATTCCCGTAAACGACATCTTCTTTGAAGACGACCAGCGCCCGCTGGGGCAGATGGTGCGCGCATTCCCGGTTGCAGGCGTGCTGATCGCCCTGCCCGCCGCCTGCCTTGCAGCGATTCTGGCAAATGTGGACGCCGATCCGCTGATGGCGGCAGCACTGGTTCTCACCGTTACGACAGTCATCACCGGCGCCCTGCACGAAGACGGCCTTGCAGATACCGCCGATGGTTTTGGTGGCGGCAATAGCCCGGAGCGCGCGCTGCTTATCATGAAGGACAGCCGCATCGGCACCTATGGAGCCATTGCGCTCATCGTGTCCTTCGTGCTGAGAGCATCGGCCATCGCCGCCCTGTTTCGAGAACTGTCGCCTCCGGCCATCGCTGCCAGCATCATTGCCGCTGCAACAATCAGCCGTGGGCTGATGGTTTGGCACTGGCAGACGCTTGCCCCCGCCAGAGATGGCGGCGTGGCAGCAACGGCGGGCCAGCCGGGAGAGCGTGAACGCAAGGGCGCAATCACCTACGGCACGTGCATCGCGATTTTCCTCTGCCTGCCCTTTTTCTCACCCTATCTCCTCGTTCTCGCCGTCGCCGCTGTCTTCGGCGTTACCCATCTGTTCAATCGCCTCTGCGACCGCAAGATAGGTGGCCACACGGGAGACACCATCGGCGCAACCCAACAGATCACAGAGATCGTGATGCTCGTTGCCCTTGCCCTGATCGCCTAG
- a CDS encoding DUF1289 domain-containing protein: MESPCIDICSLDPVDGLCTGCHRSIEEIMGWTGYTSAERLAIMAELPQRAAQRHETLQETATV, encoded by the coding sequence ATGGAATCACCTTGTATCGACATCTGTTCGCTGGACCCCGTGGATGGGCTGTGTACCGGTTGCCACCGCAGCATCGAGGAAATCATGGGCTGGACGGGCTACACATCGGCAGAGCGTCTTGCCATCATGGCCGAACTACCGCAGCGCGCCGCACAGCGCCATGAAACCCTTCAGGAGACAGCGACCGTATGA
- a CDS encoding retropepsin-like aspartic protease family protein, whose product MNRLTFVLLVLGIGLALLVINHDSGQTFGISNEQFGQLVYLVPIAGLLSAGILAGNRGGFSTAVRQLAIWLVIILTLVAAYLYRYDFQRFGDRVLAGLMPGRAVVMTTQNGDQEVILNKSMSGHFETNAEVNGGTVHMLVDTGASSVVLSRSDAEAVGINVDNLSYTVTVMTANGRTSAAPVRLSEVAIGPIVRRNISALVAQDGQLDQSLLGMTFLSTLGSLQMQTDELKLRDR is encoded by the coding sequence ATGAACAGGCTGACCTTCGTTCTCCTCGTACTGGGCATCGGCCTTGCATTGCTGGTCATCAATCACGATAGCGGCCAGACATTCGGCATCAGCAACGAGCAATTCGGACAGTTGGTCTACCTCGTACCCATCGCAGGACTGCTTTCGGCAGGGATACTGGCGGGCAATCGAGGTGGGTTTTCCACTGCGGTGCGACAGCTTGCCATCTGGCTCGTCATCATACTCACTCTCGTCGCCGCTTATCTCTATCGCTACGACTTCCAGCGTTTCGGAGACCGGGTGCTGGCAGGCCTCATGCCGGGCCGCGCCGTGGTGATGACCACCCAGAACGGCGATCAGGAAGTCATCCTCAACAAATCCATGAGCGGGCATTTCGAAACGAATGCCGAGGTCAACGGTGGCACCGTGCACATGCTGGTCGATACCGGTGCCAGTTCCGTCGTTCTGTCGAGAAGCGATGCGGAGGCGGTCGGAATCAACGTTGACAACCTCTCCTATACGGTGACCGTCATGACGGCCAACGGGCGTACATCGGCAGCGCCGGTGCGCCTGTCGGAAGTCGCGATAGGACCGATTGTCCGGCGCAACATCTCAGCCCTTGTGGCTCAGGATGGGCAACTGGACCAGAGCCTGCTGGGCATGACATTTCTCTCCACCCTCGGCTCATTGCAGATGCAGACAGACGAGTTGAAGCTGCGCGACCGCTAG
- a CDS encoding transglutaminase-like cysteine peptidase: protein MKFSVLSYALLGAAMLCTPVCAGQLQATRAIAAPEGFSSACQRYSWLCTTKAGVKMSDAEALELLTKVNRQVNAAIRPAEDSVVYGRSNYWTLPKDGRGDCEDYAMAKTKALLDAGFPASKMAVSVVLDRSGNNHAVLMVRIADGDYVLDNMTSSIKSWDRTGYTFLARQKYDHKAAWEVILSGPRAKQFSQI from the coding sequence ATGAAATTTTCTGTTTTGAGCTACGCTCTTTTGGGCGCGGCCATGCTTTGCACACCCGTATGTGCCGGCCAGTTGCAGGCGACGCGCGCCATTGCCGCCCCGGAAGGCTTTTCATCCGCCTGTCAGCGTTACAGCTGGCTCTGCACCACAAAGGCTGGTGTGAAGATGAGCGACGCCGAGGCGCTGGAGCTTTTGACCAAGGTCAACCGACAGGTGAATGCGGCTATCCGTCCCGCAGAAGATAGCGTCGTCTACGGGCGCAGCAATTACTGGACGTTGCCGAAAGACGGGCGTGGCGATTGTGAAGACTATGCCATGGCAAAGACCAAGGCGCTTCTGGATGCGGGCTTTCCCGCTAGCAAGATGGCCGTTTCGGTCGTGCTGGATCGCAGTGGCAACAATCACGCGGTGCTAATGGTCCGTATCGCCGATGGAGACTACGTGCTGGACAATATGACCAGTTCGATCAAATCCTGGGATCGCACCGGCTACACCTTCCTTGCGCGCCAGAAATACGACCACAAAGCGGCCTGGGAAGTCATTCTGTCCGGTCCACGCGCGAAGCAGTTCAGCCAGATTTAA